A genomic region of Manihot esculenta cultivar AM560-2 chromosome 15, M.esculenta_v8, whole genome shotgun sequence contains the following coding sequences:
- the LOC110601118 gene encoding galactose mutarotase, which yields MGKFCLVFCISILVAFGEVINGYQEEEKIGVYELKQGDISLKLTNYGARIISLFLPDKNGKLDDVVLGYDSAQDYKNDTSYFGATVGRVANRIAGAQFTLNGTQYKLVPNEGKNMLHGGPKGFSKVVWKVKKYKPDSRSPHIIFIYHSLDGDQGFPGNLRVAVGYTLIGNKLSITMKAKAKNKATPVNLAQHAYWNLAGQNSGDILSQELQLFASHYTPVDNQLIPTGKIVSVKGTPYDFLKPYTIGSRIKQLANGYDINYAIDDSEKKKKTMMKKVAIVKDKKSGRAFELFSNQPGVQFYTSNSLTQKGKGGFVYKPHAALCLETQGFPDAVNHPNFPSQIVNPGESYNHYMLFKFSVY from the exons ATGGGTAAATTCTGTCTTGTGTTTTGCATAAGCATTCTTGTAGCTTTTGGGGAAGTCATCAATGGCTACCAAGAGGAAGAAAAGATAGGAGTTTATGAGCTGAAACAAGGAGATATCTCCTTGAAGCTCACCAACTATGGTGCTCGTATCATCTCTCTGTTTCTTCCTGACAAAAAtg GAAAACTGGACGATGTTGTTCTGGGTTATGATTCTGCACAGGACTACAAG AACGACACGTCGTATTTTGGAGCAACTGTTGGAAGAGTTGCTAATAGAATTGCTGGTGCTCAATTTACTTTGAATGGAACTCAATACAAACTAGTTCCTAATGAAGGGAAGAACATGCTTCATG GTGGCCCTAAAGGATTCAGCAAGGTGGTTTGgaaagttaaaaaatataaaccgGATAGCCGTTCTCCCCATATTATCTTTATCTATCACAGTCTTGACGGAGATCAAG GATTCCCTGGGAATCTTCGTGTGGCTGTGGGCTACACACTGATAGGAAACAAGTTGAGTATAACAATGAAAGCAAAAGCTAAAAACAAAGCAACTCCGGTGAATCTAGCCCAACACGCCTACTGGAACTTGGCCGGCCAAAACAGCGGCGATATTCTCTCCCAAGAACTTCAACTCTTTGCTTCCCACTACACTCCCGTCGACAACCAGCTCATCCCCACCGGGAAAATCGTCTCCGTTAAAGGAACGCCATACGATTTCCTTAAACCCTACACCATTGGAAGCAGGATCAAGCAACTAGCTAATGGCTACGACATAAACTACGCCATTGACGACagtgaaaagaagaagaagacgatgATGAAGAAAGTAGCCATTGTCAAAGACAAGAAGTCAGGAAGAGCATTTGAGTTGTTCAGTAATCAACCTGGTGTCCAATTCTATACAAGCAACAGTTTGACACAGAAGGGCAAAGGTGGATTTGTGTATAAGCCTCATGCAGCTCTTTGCTTGGAGACTCAAGGGTTTCCTGATGCTGTGAATCACCCAAACTTTCCTTCACAGATTGTGAATCCTGGAGAGTCTTATAATCATTACATGCTGTTCAAGTTTTCTGTGTATTGA